Sequence from the Sphingobium indicum B90A genome:
CAGGGACAGCCGCGGATTCATCACCGCATTCCCTATTAAGCCCCCTGAAGGGGCACCGGCGCGATCATGAAGGCCGGCCGAAACCGGCCTTCATGGGCGTGCATAGAGGCTGGGCGAGCAAATGGGAAGAGGAGCAATGACGACTTCTTCCGTCGGGCAGGGCCAACGCGCCGCTCCCGGCGAGGCGCTGGAGGCTTACGGCTCGCAGCGCCGGGGACGACGATCCTATTTCAATGCACCTCCGCCCTCAGCCGTTCGACCAGCTTTTCGATCTCCCACGGCTCCAGCACCCAGGTTCGCGTCTTGCGGCCTTCGCGATGGACCGGCTGGGTCAACAGGATGCGCGCCTGTTCCTTCGCATGGGGCTTGAAGATCGCGAAATGCTGGGCGCAATCGCGGATCGTGCCGATGATCGGCGCCTTGCCGTCCAGGTCGATCATGGTGGCGGGCTGGTCCCAGGGCATGTTCAGCATGACGTCTTCCATTCTTCTATGATCGGCGCTGCAACTCGCTTGATCACCGGCGACCATAGCGGCGGATCGGCCGCCTGTATCGCCCAAAAACAAGGGCTCAACTGTCACTTTTCTGGTTTGCTCCTGGACAGGAGGCGGGCGAACATGCCCCTGCCCGGCGCGTTTCGCCTTGCGGCGCGGCGTCGGGGGGCGTTATGACGGCCCGATCATGCAAAAGGGGGCTTTGCACGGACATATCCGGCAGGGTTTGGGGGATAGGCCTTGAGCGTTTTGGGGAAGTTGGTTCGCGGGCCTGCGGGATGGGCCGCCTTGACTCTGTCCGTGGCGGCGCACGCCCAGGCGACGGGGAACCGTCCGCTGCTGAGGGACAGTTTCCGCATCGGCAGCGAAGGCGGCGCTCTATGCCAGGCGCAGAGCGCGACCGGCGACCCCGCAGCGCGAACGATGTTCGATCGCGCATGGACGCTGGTGTGCCGGGATGCCGCGCGCCCCGTCGGCCAGATCTATGCGCTGCGGCGCGGTGCGGCCACGGATGATGGGGCATTGCAGGATCGGCTTGCGGCTTCGCGCAGGGAGGCGGTCGAGTGCAATGCGCCCGGCGGGGTCACCTTGCCCGGCATAGGCTTGGCGCTCATGCGCAACTGCGCGGGCGCGGTCGGCGCCTATCGCATATTGGCCGTCGAACGCGGCAAGACGATCTATGTCGCGCAGGGCTATGCCGCCTATGCAAGCGCGCTCGACCTGGGGCTGCGCTCCGTCATGGCCGGGCGGATCGTGCCGGGCCGGGTCGACATCGCGACGGTAGGGACGAACGACGCGGGTTATGCCCGACTGCAGGCGGCGACGCTGGACCCGCAGACTGTGCTGGCGGAGGGCTATCGGCGCAACGCTTCGGGCAATTATGCCGAAGCGGCGGAGTTTTTCGACAGCCTGACCGACCGGCTGGCCCGCGATCCGGATGCGGCGAAGCTGACCCCTGCCGAACGGGCGAACCGGGCGCATGAATATCTGGTCAATCGCGGCCTGCAACTGTCCAATCTGGGCCTGTTCGACCAGGCCGAGGCCGCCTTCGCCGAAGCGCGCCGGATCGTGACCGCCGATGCGGTGCAAGTCCGCCTGCGCCGCAATTTCGAGGCTATGCATCATATCAACCGGCAGGATAGCGCCGGCGCGCTGGCGATACTGGATCGCCCCCTGACGAGCGGCGCGACGGCATCCGCCGGGGGGGACGGCGCGGTTTCCCTGCCGCCGGAGGTGGCCGCCGAAATGAGCAGCGGTGCGGCGCAGGCCCGCGCCCTGGGCGTGCGGCAGGACAATATGCTGACTCCGGTCGAGCGCTCCGCGATCCTGGACGCGCAGGCGCAGCAGTTGCGCGGCACCATCCTGCGCCTGTCGGGCCAGCCGGGCCCGGCGCGGGAGGTGCTGACGAAAGCGCTGGCAAGCGCCGTCGCGATCCGGGACGGGCGGGTCACGTCCATCACCCGCCTGCGCGCCCAGCTTCTGGGCGAGATCGCCCTGACCCATGAGGTCCAGGCGGATTATGGGCAGGCCGAGCGCCAGTTGAACCAGGCGCTGGCCCTGCTGGGCGCGCAATATCCCGAAACGGTGGCGCTGAACGGCGCGCGGGCGCGGCTGGGCGCCTTCCTGATCCGCCGGGACCGCAATGAGGATGCGCTGAAAATCTATCGTGGCATCATCGCCTCCACCATGCAGAACCGCGCCACGCTGACCGGCATGGCGAACCAGCTCCAGCCCTATTTCAACCTGTTGGCGCGGGAGATTCCCACGCGGCCGGAACTGACCGCCGACCTGTTCGCAGCGTCGCAGACGCTGCTGCGGCCGGGCGCCGCCGATACGCTGGAACAGTTGAGCCGCGAACTGTCCGCCGGGGATGGCGAGGCGGCGCGGCTGTTCCGGCAGTCGGTTTCCCTCTCGCGCGACATAGAGCGGGGGCGGATCGCGCTCGCCCAGTTGCGGCAGGCGGCGCAGGGGCGCGAGGCGCTGTTGCCCGACGTCGCTCAGGCCCAGGCCGACATCGACCAACTCGCCGCCGACCAGGCCCATACGCTGGCGGCGCTGGCGGCCTATCCTCAATATCGCGCCCTCAGCCCCCAGGGGCTTACGCTGGCCGAGATGCAGGCGACGCTGAAGCCCGGCGAGGGCTATTACAAGCTGGCGCAACTGGGCGACGCGCTCTACGCGCTGTGGATCGACGGCGCGGGCGCGACCGGATACCGGCTGGCGGCCAGCGCGACCGATGTGGCGCGCAAGGTGGCGGCGCTGCGCGAGACGATCTCGATCAACGTGAACGGCGTTCAGACCACCTATGCGCTGGACGTGCCGGCGGCGCGCAGCCTCTATCTCGACCTGTTCAGGCCGGTGGAGCAACGGCTGGCGGCGGCGCGGCACCTGATCTTCGAACCGGACGGGGCGATGCTGCAACTGCCGGTCAACCTGCTGGTCGCCGGACAGGCGGGCGTCGATGCCTATGAGGCGCGGGTGGCGCAGGGGGGCGACGAGTTCGATTTCCGCGGCATCGACTGGCTGGGCCGCGACCATGCGGTCAGCACGGCCCTGTCGGCCCGCGCCTTCCGCGATGCGCGGGCGGCGGCGCCATCCGGCGCGGCGCAGAGCTATATCGGCTTCGGCGACAATGCGCCGCTTGCCGGGCCGGTGCTGGCGGCCTCCAGCCGGGGCGGCCTGACCAGCGGAGCGGCGGACGATTGCGGCTGGTCGCCTTTGCAATGGAATCGTCC
This genomic interval carries:
- a CDS encoding CHAT domain-containing protein, encoding MTLSVAAHAQATGNRPLLRDSFRIGSEGGALCQAQSATGDPAARTMFDRAWTLVCRDAARPVGQIYALRRGAATDDGALQDRLAASRREAVECNAPGGVTLPGIGLALMRNCAGAVGAYRILAVERGKTIYVAQGYAAYASALDLGLRSVMAGRIVPGRVDIATVGTNDAGYARLQAATLDPQTVLAEGYRRNASGNYAEAAEFFDSLTDRLARDPDAAKLTPAERANRAHEYLVNRGLQLSNLGLFDQAEAAFAEARRIVTADAVQVRLRRNFEAMHHINRQDSAGALAILDRPLTSGATASAGGDGAVSLPPEVAAEMSSGAAQARALGVRQDNMLTPVERSAILDAQAQQLRGTILRLSGQPGPAREVLTKALASAVAIRDGRVTSITRLRAQLLGEIALTHEVQADYGQAERQLNQALALLGAQYPETVALNGARARLGAFLIRRDRNEDALKIYRGIIASTMQNRATLTGMANQLQPYFNLLAREIPTRPELTADLFAASQTLLRPGAADTLEQLSRELSAGDGEAARLFRQSVSLSRDIERGRIALAQLRQAAQGREALLPDVAQAQADIDQLAADQAHTLAALAAYPQYRALSPQGLTLAEMQATLKPGEGYYKLAQLGDALYALWIDGAGATGYRLAASATDVARKVAALRETISINVNGVQTTYALDVPAARSLYLDLFRPVEQRLAAARHLIFEPDGAMLQLPVNLLVAGQAGVDAYEARVAQGGDEFDFRGIDWLGRDHAVSTALSARAFRDARAAAPSGAAQSYIGFGDNAPLAGPVLAASSRGGLTSGAADDCGWSPLQWNRPIPATELREAAQAIGGLGNELITGAAFTDEAVMARGDLDRFRILHFATHGLVTPPHPGCPARPALLTSFAPDRKSDGLLQFSEIFDLRLNADLVVLSACDTAGAAGAETTRAAGLSGGGGALDGLVRAFIGAGSRAVIASHWPAPEDYRATERLMGGLFAAPADQPMAEALRAAQARLMDDAETSHPFYWSGFAIIGDGARPLIARR